The Lachnospiraceae bacterium oral taxon 500 genome window below encodes:
- the cas9 gene encoding type II CRISPR RNA-guided endonuclease Cas9: MEKQEYFLGLDMGTGSVGWAVTNTKYELLRKKGKDMWGIREFETAESAAERWKYRVNRRRRQRQVVRLGLLKSYFGDAINKIDPNFFIRMENSKYFLEDKDKKLNSKNGIFDDENYKDTDYYTEYPTIFHLRKALLDLENTGAKFDVRLVYLALANMFKHRGHFLLNAEGDALNTEQVDAVYQEVLDKFENDYEMIIEHKSVQQVIDIISNSDTGRKKKHEELQELFGVVKKDKSVNELLKCLCGLSINAKLIFDEKTEEKVPLCFHDFSYSDKIAELMEQLTEEEYAVIEQLKSIYDYAVLAGTLKGYDYLSCARVELYEKHCKDLKLLKMLFRKYKTKEEYDMMFRSNVDGTYSAYVNSLNSTDAIAESNKYRRNMKGRKADDIYSTIKKAFKDITDDEDIQYVMEKIEKEQFLPKQLTGANGVIPNQVHKKEMERILKNAENYLPFLKDKDESGLTVSERIIQLFTFQIPYYVGPLGGNSKTGWIVRKEEGAVLPWNINDKVDMSATSEAFIGNLIRTCTYIQGEKVMPKASLAYERYCVLNEINNLCIDGERLDTKLKQQIYKDCFMKGKRLTKKQLCSYLVAQSLISSEEQVTGIDKTINNSLSSYGKMYAIFGERLKEDAILATAEDIIYWGTVFGDSKKMLKQRLTKYVEQGILDENQLKRILGYKFKDWGRFSKALLTLSGCDKSTGEIMSLGRAMWEYSLNFMELINSDDFTFKEELAKQSTVAMKSLSDFTYEDLQDSYFSVPVKRMIWQTLLLIREIEQVMGYAPKRIFVEMTRTEEEKGDKGRKASRGSQLLELYKNIKNTENHNWKQELSEANESGKLRSKKLFLYYMQMGRDMYTGEEIDLGRLYDDNLYDIDHIYPRHYVKDDSIMNNLVLVNRQANQHIKKDLYPIPKQIKANPKVQELWNALHKQKLITDEKYTRLISNTPFTEKQLGDFIARQLVETGQGTKGVATLLEQLFTGTDIVYAKASNVSDFRRDNGFLKSRLVNDFHHAQDAYLNIVVGNVYHTKFTKNPWNFIRKDYEKDKEKNRYNLAKMFEWDVIRGCETAWIAKRKDEKGTIVNVRKMMQKNTPLLTRMNFEQHGGIANATLYSAKKAKPENYLPLKTSDTRMKDVTKYGGFTSATIAYYFIVHHKEGKKENVTIEGLPLYCKEKVEREANGLERYCEEVLGYGEVNILRRKLKIQSLLEINGYQFHLSGKTGDRLILRNAMSLYLPENWTTYIKKVEKAVTWHILEEEISAEQNCRLYDILADKHAHAVYAKRPNAFGQKLLDGKEKFVVLDPEQQCEALLRILHLTRIGTTETNLKLIGESDRSGIISISKHLKAADKPAVISQSVTGLYEKKEWIFTEKTDR; the protein is encoded by the coding sequence ATGGAAAAACAAGAGTACTTTTTAGGACTGGATATGGGAACCGGCTCTGTAGGCTGGGCAGTAACAAATACCAAGTATGAGTTGTTGAGAAAAAAAGGAAAAGATATGTGGGGCATTCGTGAATTTGAAACGGCAGAGTCAGCAGCTGAGAGGTGGAAATATAGAGTTAACAGAAGACGACGACAGCGTCAGGTTGTTAGACTTGGTTTGCTAAAAAGCTATTTCGGTGATGCAATAAATAAAATTGATCCAAATTTCTTTATCCGTATGGAAAACAGTAAATATTTCCTTGAGGACAAAGATAAAAAATTAAACTCAAAAAATGGAATCTTTGATGATGAAAATTATAAGGATACTGATTATTATACTGAATATCCGACAATCTTTCATCTTAGAAAGGCGTTGCTTGATCTGGAAAATACAGGGGCAAAATTCGATGTTCGCTTAGTTTACCTGGCACTTGCCAATATGTTTAAGCACAGAGGTCATTTCCTATTAAATGCAGAAGGAGATGCGTTAAACACTGAGCAGGTAGATGCCGTATATCAGGAGGTTTTGGACAAGTTTGAAAATGATTATGAGATGATAATAGAGCATAAGTCTGTTCAACAGGTAATAGACATTATCAGCAATTCTGATACCGGAAGAAAGAAAAAACATGAAGAGCTGCAGGAGTTATTTGGTGTAGTTAAAAAAGATAAAAGCGTAAATGAGTTGTTAAAGTGTTTATGTGGATTGAGTATAAATGCTAAGCTTATTTTTGACGAAAAGACGGAAGAGAAAGTGCCTCTGTGTTTTCATGATTTTTCTTATTCAGATAAGATAGCGGAGTTAATGGAACAATTAACTGAGGAAGAGTATGCAGTCATTGAACAACTTAAAAGTATCTATGACTATGCTGTTTTAGCAGGAACTCTCAAGGGATATGACTATCTCTCCTGTGCCAGAGTGGAATTATATGAAAAGCATTGCAAAGATTTAAAGCTTTTAAAAATGTTGTTTCGTAAATACAAGACTAAGGAAGAATATGATATGATGTTTCGTTCAAATGTAGACGGAACTTATTCGGCATACGTTAATTCCCTTAATTCAACAGATGCAATTGCAGAAAGTAATAAATACAGACGAAATATGAAGGGAAGAAAAGCGGATGATATATATTCGACAATAAAAAAGGCATTTAAAGATATTACAGATGATGAAGATATTCAGTATGTTATGGAAAAGATTGAAAAAGAACAGTTTCTTCCTAAACAGTTGACCGGTGCCAATGGTGTCATCCCAAATCAGGTACATAAAAAAGAAATGGAAAGAATATTAAAAAATGCCGAAAATTATCTGCCATTCTTAAAAGACAAGGATGAGAGTGGGTTGACAGTTTCAGAAAGGATAATACAGCTTTTTACATTTCAGATTCCATATTATGTGGGACCGCTTGGGGGAAATAGTAAAACCGGTTGGATTGTGAGGAAAGAAGAGGGGGCAGTTCTGCCTTGGAATATCAACGATAAAGTGGATATGAGTGCAACCTCAGAAGCCTTTATCGGTAACCTTATCAGAACCTGTACATATATTCAGGGTGAAAAGGTCATGCCAAAAGCGTCTCTTGCTTACGAGAGATATTGTGTACTAAATGAAATCAACAACCTTTGTATTGATGGTGAACGATTGGATACAAAGCTAAAACAGCAAATCTATAAAGACTGTTTTATGAAGGGAAAGCGTTTAACTAAGAAACAGCTTTGTTCTTATCTGGTGGCACAAAGCTTAATCAGCTCTGAAGAGCAGGTGACAGGAATAGATAAGACTATTAATAACTCTTTATCCTCTTATGGAAAAATGTATGCAATTTTTGGTGAACGCCTAAAAGAAGACGCTATCCTTGCTACTGCAGAAGATATAATTTATTGGGGTACTGTTTTTGGTGATTCCAAAAAGATGTTAAAACAGCGGCTTACAAAGTATGTGGAACAGGGTATATTAGATGAAAATCAGTTAAAAAGAATTCTTGGCTACAAATTTAAGGATTGGGGAAGATTCTCCAAAGCACTTCTTACACTTAGCGGATGTGACAAGTCTACCGGTGAGATTATGTCATTGGGGCGGGCAATGTGGGAGTATAGCCTTAACTTTATGGAGCTGATTAACAGTGATGATTTTACCTTCAAAGAAGAACTGGCAAAACAGAGTACAGTTGCTATGAAGTCATTAAGCGATTTTACTTATGAAGATTTGCAGGACAGCTATTTTTCAGTACCGGTAAAACGTATGATTTGGCAGACGTTGTTGCTTATACGTGAAATTGAGCAGGTAATGGGATATGCACCTAAAAGAATTTTTGTTGAAATGACCAGAACAGAGGAAGAAAAGGGTGATAAGGGAAGAAAAGCTTCAAGGGGAAGTCAGCTCTTAGAGCTTTATAAGAATATAAAGAATACAGAAAATCATAATTGGAAGCAGGAACTTTCAGAAGCGAATGAAAGCGGTAAATTAAGAAGTAAAAAGCTGTTTCTGTATTATATGCAGATGGGACGAGACATGTATACAGGTGAAGAGATAGATTTGGGCAGGCTGTATGATGATAATTTATATGATATAGACCATATTTATCCAAGACACTATGTTAAAGATGACAGTATTATGAACAATCTCGTATTGGTTAACAGACAGGCTAATCAGCATATTAAAAAAGACCTATATCCTATACCTAAACAGATAAAGGCAAATCCTAAAGTTCAGGAATTATGGAACGCTCTCCATAAACAAAAGTTAATTACAGATGAGAAATATACAAGACTTATATCAAATACTCCTTTTACGGAAAAACAGTTGGGAGATTTTATTGCAAGGCAGCTGGTAGAAACCGGACAGGGAACAAAGGGGGTTGCAACCCTCTTGGAACAGTTATTTACAGGCACTGATATTGTATATGCAAAAGCATCAAATGTATCAGATTTCAGACGGGACAACGGATTTTTGAAAAGCCGCCTTGTAAATGATTTTCATCATGCACAGGATGCTTACCTGAACATTGTGGTTGGAAATGTATATCATACTAAATTTACGAAAAATCCATGGAATTTTATCCGCAAGGACTATGAGAAGGATAAGGAGAAGAATCGTTACAATCTGGCTAAGATGTTTGAATGGGATGTTATTCGTGGTTGTGAGACAGCTTGGATTGCAAAGAGGAAAGATGAGAAGGGAACCATTGTAAATGTTAGAAAAATGATGCAGAAAAATACTCCACTTTTGACAAGAATGAACTTTGAACAGCATGGAGGTATAGCCAATGCAACACTGTATTCTGCAAAGAAAGCAAAACCTGAAAACTATCTTCCATTAAAAACATCTGATACAAGGATGAAGGATGTAACAAAGTATGGTGGCTTTACATCAGCGACCATAGCTTACTACTTTATTGTACATCATAAAGAGGGTAAAAAAGAGAATGTCACAATTGAAGGACTGCCTTTATATTGCAAGGAAAAGGTGGAAAGAGAGGCAAATGGTCTGGAGAGATACTGCGAAGAGGTACTGGGGTATGGTGAAGTGAATATCTTACGTAGGAAATTAAAGATTCAGTCACTTCTTGAAATTAACGGATATCAGTTCCATTTGTCGGGAAAAACAGGAGATAGGTTGATTTTAAGAAATGCTATGAGCCTTTACCTGCCTGAAAATTGGACAACATACATTAAGAAGGTTGAGAAGGCGGTCACGTGGCATATACTGGAGGAAGAGATAAGTGCTGAACAAAACTGCAGGCTGTATGATATACTGGCAGATAAGCATGCTCATGCTGTCTATGCAAAGCGTCCGAATGCATTTGGGCAGAAATTATTAGATGGAAAAGAGAAGTTTGTTGTGCTTGATCCGGAACAGCAATGTGAGGCATTATTACGGATATTACACTTAACGAGGATTGGAACTACAGAGACAAATCTGAAATTAATCGGAGAGTCTGATAGATCAGGGATAATATCAATCAGTAAGCACTTAAAAGCAGCAGACAAGCCGGCAGTCATCAGTCAATCCGTTACTGGACTGTATGAAAAGAAAGAATGGATTTTCACTGAAAAAACGGACAGATAG
- a CDS encoding acyl-CoA thioesterase, producing MKKLWKVLKGIFITIAVLIILLIVVRFINGQITKGKEKIRESTLEANSIYREINQEEPEKSNLPGINISVVKGNYLNGYHLRPEKITHQGTVITFGGSEGSSNINMAVNLAKEGYEVYSLYFFGRDNQQKELVKVPLDFFTEAYAEIEKNAVAAKPLTILGGSKGAEMCLLLAGKYPDLVDNVVLYAPSTYVFQGLSFDYSSSNSSWSFQGKELAYLPFTAASGSTYGKFMMRMFFNAPIEYEPIYRSVTENAENKEAALIDVSKAKANLLIFAGKEDKMWPSADMAEDIIKRYPAEKKLVTYEKAGHIFFGPPVLSNMSVGGEYEANEAAKIDSDRILLKALEEWTRKE from the coding sequence ATGAAGAAATTGTGGAAAGTACTCAAAGGCATTTTTATCACAATAGCAGTGCTAATTATTCTGCTGATTGTAGTGAGGTTTATTAATGGTCAAATTACCAAGGGTAAAGAGAAAATCAGGGAAAGTACATTGGAGGCTAATTCCATCTATCGTGAAATCAATCAGGAAGAGCCGGAAAAATCAAACCTGCCCGGGATAAATATTAGTGTGGTAAAGGGCAATTACTTAAACGGATATCATTTGCGCCCGGAGAAGATTACTCATCAGGGAACTGTAATTACCTTTGGCGGCAGCGAGGGTAGCAGCAATATAAACATGGCGGTAAATCTGGCTAAGGAGGGCTATGAGGTTTATTCCCTCTACTTTTTCGGCCGTGACAATCAGCAAAAAGAACTGGTTAAAGTACCACTGGATTTTTTCACGGAAGCTTATGCTGAGATTGAAAAAAATGCAGTGGCAGCTAAACCACTGACTATATTGGGAGGCTCTAAAGGGGCAGAGATGTGCCTTCTTTTGGCAGGAAAATATCCCGATCTGGTAGATAACGTTGTTTTATATGCGCCGTCTACCTATGTCTTTCAGGGACTTTCATTCGATTATTCAAGCAGCAACTCATCCTGGAGCTTTCAGGGAAAGGAACTGGCTTATCTGCCGTTTACGGCAGCATCAGGCTCGACTTATGGTAAGTTCATGATGCGGATGTTCTTTAATGCACCTATAGAATATGAGCCGATTTATCGCTCGGTGACGGAAAATGCTGAAAACAAAGAAGCTGCATTGATTGATGTAAGCAAGGCAAAAGCAAACCTCTTGATTTTTGCCGGTAAGGAAGATAAGATGTGGCCATCGGCTGATATGGCAGAGGATATTATTAAAAGATACCCTGCAGAGAAAAAGCTGGTCACTTATGAAAAAGCCGGACATATTTTCTTTGGTCCACCGGTGCTGTCCAATATGTCTGTAGGTGGCGAATATGAAGCTAATGAAGCAGCAAAGATCGATAGTGACCGGATTTTATTGAAGGCGCTGGAGGAGTGGACGAGAAAAGAATAG
- a CDS encoding mannose-6-phosphate isomerase, with protein MYPLKFEKVFKKKIWGGQKFATELDIALPDGDKYGESWELCSRASGVSRIMNGPLKGKTLEDVYQEYGSELVGEEVYSEFPDKFPLLVKYLDIEGLLSIRVHPDDKYAMRHEKDYGKSKSWYILDASPDAKVIMGLADGVGREEFLRRAADKDFEGLFRIIPVKKGDFIDIEPGTVYSSYEGTLLVCEIQQNSETKYRIYDYERDRNGNPKEIHLEKAAEIIRYGQKPLISSTDTRQTMEFEGAQIQELVRHRNYNVDHMLVEKEMLAEAYKNFKVLTVISGSAIMSAGKEKYEMKKGDTYFIPAKVRVGIEGSVELLKSYL; from the coding sequence ATGTATCCGTTAAAGTTTGAAAAAGTCTTTAAGAAGAAAATTTGGGGTGGACAGAAATTTGCAACGGAATTGGATATTGCCCTGCCCGATGGGGATAAATACGGCGAAAGCTGGGAGCTTTGCTCCAGAGCCAGCGGTGTCAGCCGGATTATGAACGGGCCGTTAAAGGGCAAAACTTTAGAGGATGTTTATCAGGAGTACGGCAGCGAATTAGTCGGCGAAGAGGTTTATTCCGAATTTCCCGATAAGTTTCCTTTGCTGGTCAAATACCTGGATATTGAAGGCTTGCTTTCCATTCGCGTGCATCCGGACGATAAGTATGCGATGAGGCATGAAAAGGACTACGGCAAATCAAAGTCATGGTATATTTTGGATGCTTCGCCCGATGCCAAGGTAATCATGGGGCTGGCGGACGGCGTCGGCCGGGAGGAATTTTTACGGCGGGCGGCGGATAAGGACTTTGAAGGACTTTTTCGGATTATTCCGGTGAAAAAAGGCGATTTTATTGATATTGAGCCGGGGACGGTTTATTCCAGCTATGAGGGCACGCTGCTGGTCTGCGAGATTCAGCAGAACTCGGAAACAAAATACCGGATTTATGATTACGAACGGGATCGGAACGGCAATCCCAAAGAAATTCATTTGGAAAAAGCGGCTGAGATTATCCGGTATGGGCAAAAACCGCTGATTTCTTCGACGGATACCAGACAGACAATGGAGTTTGAAGGTGCGCAGATTCAGGAATTGGTGCGCCACCGCAATTACAATGTCGATCATATGCTGGTTGAAAAAGAGATGCTGGCCGAAGCCTATAAAAACTTTAAGGTGCTGACGGTGATCAGCGGCAGCGCCATCATGTCGGCCGGCAAGGAAAAGTATGAGATGAAGAAAGGCGATACTTACTTTATTCCGGCCAAGGTCAGAGTCGGGATCGAAGGCAGTGTTGAACTTTTAAAATCGTATTTGTAG
- a CDS encoding glycerophosphodiester phosphodiesterase — translation MKEMICFAHRGLSEHAPENTMAAFQAAVKVGVKAIELDVQRTKDGQVVVMHDFYLGRTNNGQGLLKDYTYEELSRLDAGSWFSPEYTGEKMPLLEDVLRQLPADILLNIELKKLALEAGSDLAESVVGLLRRYPRPVLISSFDHYLLKEVQTIDDTLPLGLLYGSNLIDVFAYARQSGLKISAIHPSVECVSPELIKQAHQLDIKVNVYTVRRREEAAMLKAYQADGIFVNTFEVVS, via the coding sequence ATGAAGGAAATGATTTGTTTTGCGCATCGGGGCTTATCCGAGCATGCACCGGAAAACACAATGGCCGCGTTTCAGGCGGCAGTGAAAGTCGGAGTCAAAGCAATTGAGCTGGACGTGCAGCGGACAAAAGACGGACAAGTAGTGGTTATGCACGACTTTTATCTGGGCCGAACCAATAACGGTCAGGGTCTGCTCAAAGATTATACCTATGAAGAATTAAGCCGGCTGGATGCCGGCAGCTGGTTTTCGCCGGAGTATACCGGCGAAAAGATGCCGCTGCTGGAAGATGTGTTGCGTCAGCTTCCGGCCGATATTTTGCTTAATATCGAATTGAAGAAATTAGCACTCGAAGCGGGCAGTGATTTGGCCGAATCGGTGGTCGGGCTTTTACGCCGGTATCCGCGGCCAGTACTGATTTCTTCATTTGATCATTATTTGCTCAAGGAAGTGCAAACCATAGATGATACGCTGCCGCTGGGCTTGCTGTACGGCTCCAATTTGATTGATGTTTTTGCCTATGCGCGGCAAAGCGGCTTAAAAATCAGCGCCATTCATCCGTCGGTGGAATGTGTTTCACCGGAGTTGATTAAGCAGGCGCATCAGCTTGATATTAAAGTCAATGTTTACACTGTTCGCCGCCGGGAAGAAGCGGCGATGCTGAAAGCGTATCAGGCCGACGGTATTTTTGTGAATACTTTTGAGGTTGTTAGCTGA
- a CDS encoding 2-dehydro-3-deoxygluconokinase, with protein MSKKVVTLGEIMLRLSPADHLRFVQANQFDVIYGGGEANVCTSLANYGLDAYFVSKVPEHAIGQCAINELRRYGVHTDYVARGGKRLGIYYLEHGASMRASQVIYDRADSSIAEATVEDFDFDAIFKDADWFHFSGITPAISKSAAQITEAALKAAKKAGVTVSVDLNYRKKLWMPAEAQAVMTKLMEYVDVCIGNEEDAEKVLGFKPEGTDVTKGELDLSGYHSIFRQMQERFGFKYVVTTLRESHSASDNGWSALIYNGQEFYHSKHYDIRIVDRVGGGDSFSAGLIYGLLMKDCFKEALEFAVGASALKHTIFGDFNLATKEEVENLIKGDASGRVQR; from the coding sequence ATGAGCAAGAAAGTTGTTACTTTAGGAGAAATTATGCTGCGCCTGTCACCGGCTGACCATTTGCGTTTTGTGCAGGCGAATCAGTTTGATGTCATATACGGCGGCGGCGAGGCCAATGTTTGTACTTCTTTGGCCAATTACGGCCTGGATGCTTATTTTGTGTCCAAGGTGCCGGAGCATGCTATCGGCCAATGTGCCATCAATGAGCTGCGCCGCTATGGAGTGCATACCGATTATGTAGCCAGAGGCGGCAAACGTTTGGGCATTTATTATTTAGAGCATGGCGCGTCGATGCGGGCATCGCAGGTAATTTATGACCGGGCGGATTCTTCGATTGCTGAGGCAACGGTCGAAGATTTTGATTTTGATGCGATTTTTAAAGATGCCGATTGGTTCCATTTTTCCGGAATTACTCCGGCCATCAGCAAAAGCGCGGCTCAGATTACCGAGGCGGCGTTAAAAGCGGCGAAAAAAGCAGGGGTAACCGTTTCGGTTGATTTAAATTACCGGAAAAAGTTATGGATGCCGGCCGAAGCGCAGGCAGTGATGACTAAGCTGATGGAATATGTTGACGTTTGCATCGGCAATGAGGAAGACGCAGAGAAAGTGTTGGGCTTTAAGCCGGAGGGAACGGACGTGACCAAAGGTGAACTGGATTTATCGGGCTATCACAGTATTTTCCGGCAAATGCAGGAACGCTTTGGCTTTAAGTATGTAGTTACCACCCTGCGGGAAAGCCATTCCGCTTCGGATAACGGCTGGTCGGCTCTGATTTATAACGGTCAGGAGTTTTACCATTCCAAGCATTATGACATTCGGATTGTTGACCGGGTCGGCGGCGGCGATTCTTTTTCGGCCGGTTTGATTTACGGCCTGTTGATGAAGGACTGCTTTAAAGAGGCTCTGGAATTTGCGGTTGGAGCTTCGGCGTTGAAACATACGATTTTCGGTGATTTTAATCTGGCAACCAAGGAAGAAGTGGAGAATCTGATTAAGGGTGATGCTTCCGGCCGGGTACAGAGATAA
- a CDS encoding bifunctional 2-keto-4-hydroxyglutarate aldolase/2-keto-3-deoxy-6-phosphogluconate aldolase, whose protein sequence is MKKYETIKALTDSGVVAVIRANSKEEGKKVIEAIKAGGIKALEITMTVPGAVDIIKELTAEYADSDVVIGAGTVLDSETARACILAGAKYIVSPCFDEASAKLCNRYAIPYFPGVMTPKEAVTALEYGAEILKIFPGSAFGPSIISAFRGPLPQGNFMPTGGVSLDNVAQWIKNGAVAVGIGGELTKGAKTGDFAAVTATAKAFVDAVQAARSK, encoded by the coding sequence ATGAAAAAGTATGAAACGATAAAAGCCCTGACGGATTCCGGAGTAGTAGCGGTTATTCGCGCTAATTCCAAGGAAGAAGGCAAAAAAGTGATTGAGGCCATTAAAGCCGGCGGTATTAAAGCGCTGGAAATTACGATGACAGTGCCGGGGGCAGTTGATATTATTAAGGAACTGACAGCGGAATATGCGGATTCGGATGTTGTAATCGGAGCCGGTACGGTGCTGGATTCGGAAACAGCCAGAGCCTGCATTTTGGCAGGAGCAAAGTATATTGTCAGCCCCTGCTTTGACGAAGCGTCCGCTAAATTGTGCAATCGCTATGCAATCCCCTATTTCCCGGGCGTAATGACGCCGAAAGAAGCGGTTACCGCGCTTGAGTACGGTGCGGAAATCTTAAAAATATTCCCGGGCAGTGCCTTTGGCCCCAGCATCATCAGCGCGTTTCGCGGGCCGCTGCCGCAGGGTAATTTTATGCCGACCGGCGGCGTATCGCTGGATAATGTCGCCCAGTGGATTAAAAACGGCGCAGTTGCAGTCGGAATCGGCGGTGAGTTGACCAAAGGTGCAAAAACCGGCGATTTTGCAGCCGTAACCGCTACCGCCAAAGCATTTGTTGACGCCGTTCAGGCAGCCAGAAGCAAGTAA
- a CDS encoding DUF1016 domain-containing protein, with product MNNKELSITSDSEYKQLLSELKEKVRSSQLKAAIKVNYELLDLYWTLGEYIVKNQEQYSWGDAFIKSLAKDLQKEFPDMKGFSETNIKYIRRWYLFYMKGIQDVAKIENKDNISKGLQPVAQFDERVINHIKQIPWGHNQRIINRCKTIDEAIYYVNKTIENGWSRNVLEHQMESGLYGREGKSITNFEKRLPALQSDLARQTLKDPYNFDFLTIREGYDEKELQKELVDKISDFLLELGEGFAYIGKEYHININGDDFYIDLLFYNLKLHSYIVIELKAEKFKPEHLGQLNFYVTAVNRELKTDRDNAAIGLLICKDKNDVVCEYSLEQISQPIGISKYEITKLLETEYKSSLPSIEEIEKKIKELK from the coding sequence TTGAATAATAAAGAACTGTCTATCACAAGTGATAGCGAGTATAAACAGCTATTGTCAGAGTTAAAAGAGAAAGTAAGAAGTAGTCAACTTAAAGCTGCAATAAAGGTAAATTATGAACTGTTAGATTTGTATTGGACTTTGGGAGAATACATCGTAAAAAATCAAGAACAGTATTCATGGGGAGATGCTTTTATAAAATCATTAGCTAAAGATTTACAAAAAGAGTTTCCTGATATGAAAGGTTTTTCCGAAACAAATATTAAGTATATCAGAAGATGGTATTTATTTTATATGAAAGGGATACAAGATGTAGCCAAAATAGAAAATAAGGATAACATTTCAAAAGGGCTACAGCCTGTAGCCCAATTTGATGAAAGAGTTATTAACCATATTAAACAGATACCATGGGGACATAATCAAAGGATAATAAATAGGTGCAAGACCATTGATGAAGCCATCTATTATGTTAATAAAACCATTGAGAACGGATGGAGCAGGAATGTACTTGAACATCAAATGGAAAGCGGATTATATGGCAGGGAAGGAAAATCTATAACAAACTTTGAAAAAAGGTTACCTGCTTTGCAATCAGATCTTGCAAGACAGACATTAAAAGATCCATATAATTTTGACTTTCTTACCATTCGTGAAGGATATGATGAAAAGGAACTCCAAAAAGAACTGGTTGACAAGATTTCTGATTTTTTGCTTGAACTTGGCGAGGGCTTTGCCTACATAGGCAAAGAATATCATATAAATATAAATGGGGATGATTTTTATATTGATTTGCTGTTTTACAATTTGAAACTCCATTCTTACATTGTTATAGAACTGAAAGCAGAGAAGTTTAAGCCGGAACATTTAGGACAGCTTAATTTCTATGTAACAGCAGTGAATAGAGAACTAAAAACCGATAGAGATAATGCTGCGATTGGACTCCTTATTTGCAAAGATAAAAATGATGTTGTTTGTGAATATTCATTAGAACAAATATCGCAACCTATAGGTATAAGCAAATATGAGATTACTAAATTACTTGAAACAGAATATAAGAGTAGTTTGCCGAGCATTGAAGAAATAGAGAAAAAGATCAAGGAGCTAAAGTAA